In Jatrophihabitans sp., the following proteins share a genomic window:
- the rpmH gene encoding 50S ribosomal protein L34, with amino-acid sequence MSKRTFQPNNRRRAKTHGFRLRMRTRAGRAILQARRRKGRGELSA; translated from the coding sequence GTGAGCAAGCGGACCTTCCAGCCGAATAACCGCCGCCGGGCCAAGACCCACGGCTTCCGTCTGCGGATGCGGACCCGTGCCGGTCGCGCCATCCTGCAGGCTCGCCGGCGCAAGGGCCGTGGCGAACTGTCCGCCTGA
- the rnpA gene encoding ribonuclease P protein component, with the protein MLPAAHRLRSAADFTAVTRRGRRVRSGSVVVYLLTDPAEPAASRVGLVVGKAVGASVVRHQVSRRLRAQLQDRLDRIPSGAKLVVRALPETAKASSAVLGHDLSRALDKLGAHPAHRSGAVSAPTSKLSHSPGWSGSSR; encoded by the coding sequence GTGTTGCCCGCCGCTCACCGTCTTCGGTCGGCTGCTGATTTCACCGCCGTGACCAGGCGGGGACGGCGGGTACGCAGCGGCTCGGTCGTGGTCTACCTTCTCACCGACCCGGCTGAGCCCGCCGCCAGCCGAGTCGGGCTGGTGGTGGGAAAAGCGGTAGGCGCCAGCGTGGTGCGGCACCAGGTCTCACGCCGGTTACGTGCTCAACTACAAGATCGGCTGGATCGCATTCCGAGCGGAGCCAAGCTGGTGGTACGCGCCCTTCCCGAGACCGCGAAGGCCAGCTCGGCGGTGCTCGGGCATGACCTGAGCCGCGCTCTGGACAAGTTGGGCGCTCACCCCGCTCACCGCTCGGGCGCAGTCAGCGCCCCGACCAGCAAGCTCTCCCACAGCCCCGGATGGAGCGGATCCAGCCGATGA
- a CDS encoding R3H domain-containing nucleic acid-binding protein — protein MTDTASTDTAPTSTDAALDAAEKDSPPLLVQEGDIAADYLERLLDIVDYDGDIDLDVENGRAMVAIVGSELQPLIGPAGATLDALQELTRLAVQQQTGIRSRLMLDVSGHRRARRNELTALAKQTAEEVLSSGDAVRLSPMNPFERKVVHDAISATEGVISESEGEEPNRRVVVLPAT, from the coding sequence ATGACCGACACCGCCTCCACGGACACCGCCCCCACCTCGACCGACGCCGCGCTGGACGCCGCGGAGAAGGACTCCCCGCCGCTGCTGGTCCAGGAGGGCGACATCGCCGCCGACTACCTTGAGCGCCTGCTCGACATCGTCGACTACGACGGAGACATAGACCTCGACGTCGAGAACGGCAGGGCCATGGTGGCGATCGTGGGCTCGGAGCTGCAGCCCCTGATCGGGCCGGCGGGCGCCACCCTCGACGCCCTGCAGGAACTGACGCGGCTGGCGGTGCAGCAACAGACCGGGATTCGCAGCCGGCTGATGCTCGACGTGTCCGGACACCGTCGGGCTCGCCGGAATGAGTTGACCGCGCTGGCCAAGCAGACCGCTGAAGAGGTGTTGAGTTCCGGCGACGCCGTCCGATTGTCGCCTATGAACCCATTTGAGCGCAAAGTGGTGCACGACGCCATCTCCGCGACCGAGGGCGTCATCAGCGAGTCCGAGGGTGAAGAGCCGAACCGGCGGGTTGTGGTCCTGCCGGCCACATGA
- the yidD gene encoding membrane protein insertion efficiency factor YidD produces MTDRPGPAARAAITAIAVYQGAWSCRRPPACRFTPSCSAYTVTAISRFGLIKGGMLGLRRIGRCQPFRPGGYDPVPPLSDSAPATREGTDTGTDSSDEKTLLEQAG; encoded by the coding sequence ATGACGGACCGTCCTGGACCGGCAGCGCGCGCGGCCATCACGGCAATCGCCGTCTATCAGGGCGCCTGGAGCTGCCGCCGGCCTCCGGCCTGCCGGTTCACGCCCAGCTGTAGCGCCTACACCGTCACCGCTATCTCCCGTTTTGGGCTGATCAAGGGCGGCATGCTCGGCCTTCGGCGCATCGGCCGGTGTCAGCCGTTCCGGCCGGGTGGCTATGACCCGGTTCCGCCGCTGAGCGACTCCGCGCCAGCGACGCGTGAGGGAACCGATACCGGCACCGACTCGTCGGATGAGAAGACTCTCCTAGAACAGGCTGGTTGA
- the yidC gene encoding membrane protein insertase YidC yields MLDFLYTSISWVLLRWYQLFTFLGMDEKSGLTWAFSIIMLVVTARLLMFRFFVKQVHYQRRMQEMQPKIKKLQEKHKGDKASLQREMMALQQSEGFNPISGCLPMLLQIPIFISLFHVLKHISNSVGLPPGARGLTLYSFTEQQTTDAAAARLFNNAPLAASLRDSADKIENQLHGDLSTTRIVTIVLVIVSALATYLTQRAVIANQTTPPEGQAAMIQRLMLVGIPVSVLVSGFIFPIGVLLYWFTSNLWTMGQQYYIFRYHPHTPGATTGAADVPTGQTGKALAPKVGQKPISAKGTRPGAAPRAAAAGRSGASTATADGAAKSAGTTKAGATSNVNLSKSEPAVSQPADNTAGAAPAGPAQAHRGQRPSGNRPGNKRSPSKKRR; encoded by the coding sequence ATGCTGGATTTCCTTTACACCTCCATCTCGTGGGTGCTGCTGCGCTGGTACCAGCTGTTCACGTTCCTGGGCATGGACGAGAAGAGCGGCCTGACCTGGGCCTTCTCGATCATCATGCTGGTGGTGACCGCCCGGTTGCTGATGTTCCGGTTCTTCGTCAAGCAGGTGCACTACCAGCGCCGCATGCAGGAGATGCAGCCGAAGATCAAGAAGCTGCAGGAGAAGCACAAGGGCGACAAGGCGAGCCTGCAGCGAGAGATGATGGCGCTGCAGCAGTCCGAAGGCTTCAACCCGATCTCGGGCTGTTTGCCGATGCTGCTGCAGATCCCGATCTTCATCTCGCTGTTCCACGTGCTCAAGCACATCTCGAACTCGGTCGGGTTGCCGCCCGGAGCGCGCGGCCTGACGCTCTACAGCTTCACCGAGCAGCAGACCACCGACGCCGCGGCCGCCAGGCTCTTCAACAATGCCCCCTTGGCTGCCTCACTGCGCGACTCCGCGGACAAGATCGAGAACCAACTCCACGGAGACCTCAGCACCACCCGGATCGTGACCATAGTGCTGGTGATCGTCAGCGCTCTGGCCACCTACCTGACGCAGCGGGCGGTGATCGCCAACCAGACCACTCCCCCGGAGGGTCAGGCCGCGATGATCCAGCGGCTGATGCTGGTCGGCATCCCGGTGTCTGTCCTGGTCTCGGGCTTCATCTTCCCGATCGGGGTGCTGCTGTACTGGTTCACCAGCAACCTGTGGACGATGGGCCAGCAGTACTACATCTTCAGGTACCACCCGCACACTCCCGGCGCCACGACGGGCGCCGCGGACGTGCCGACCGGCCAGACAGGTAAAGCGCTGGCTCCCAAGGTCGGACAGAAGCCGATCAGCGCCAAGGGCACCCGGCCCGGCGCCGCGCCCCGAGCAGCCGCTGCGGGTCGAAGCGGCGCGAGCACCGCGACGGCCGACGGAGCAGCCAAGAGCGCGGGAACGACGAAGGCCGGCGCCACGTCCAACGTCAACCTGTCCAAGTCCGAGCCGGCGGTCAGCCAGCCGGCCGACAACACCGCCGGCGCCGCCCCGGCCGGGCCTGCTCAGGCCCACCGCGGCCAGCGACCCTCGGGCAACCGGCCCGGCAACAAGCGCTCTCCGAGTAAGAAACGCCGTTAA